The following are from one region of the Thermanaerothrix sp. genome:
- the dnaG gene encoding DNA primase, which translates to MNDHVRLIKERLDIVDVVSAYLPLRKRGKHYVALCPFHSEKTPSFTVSQERQTYHCFGCGKGGDIFSFVMAMENLSFPEALEKLAQMAGVQVDKRVSSRLPILEEALRFFRDRLNSKEGAAAQGYLSRRGLDPRAFELFELGWAPMSWGALRDHLASRGFSVKDALDAGLLVEGQRGPYDRFRGRVIFPLRNETGRLVGFGGRLVDGEGAKYVNSPEGPLFEKRKFLYLLNMAKQAIRERGRVILVEGYMDAIRCHLKGFNETVACLGTSLTEEQCAMIARHSDRCAVCFDSDLAGQEAAVRGMYMLHRMGVEVAVVRIPSGKDPDELLSAPDGVSKFKAALESALPLPVFHAASRVGSGALGMDLKGQRELLEGLASLSPLYLKEHIPKVAEVLGVLPHQLERELDRVGRGRGGSLGPAAVGEPPGRASGNGSSAGVPGDSPQEDKDDLWEWGLCAALWYRRELRGVLPPERVIPLLRRDEARTLAFALLCGEDPGEMESRWAVMGDRVYPAIIAKGGAFLDQLMVDDPVGEILAGLERNHQMRRYRYLKERMARGESLENHEMEEFFNLARKIKGRG; encoded by the coding sequence ATTTGCCCCTGCGCAAGAGGGGTAAACACTACGTGGCCCTGTGTCCCTTCCACTCCGAGAAGACACCCTCGTTTACGGTATCCCAGGAACGCCAAACATATCACTGCTTCGGATGCGGCAAGGGGGGAGACATATTCTCCTTCGTCATGGCCATGGAGAACCTGTCCTTCCCGGAGGCGCTGGAGAAGCTGGCCCAGATGGCGGGGGTGCAGGTAGATAAGAGGGTTTCCTCCCGCCTTCCTATCCTGGAGGAGGCGCTGCGGTTCTTCCGTGACAGGCTTAACTCTAAGGAGGGTGCCGCGGCCCAGGGATACCTCAGCCGAAGGGGTCTGGACCCACGGGCCTTTGAGCTCTTTGAGCTGGGCTGGGCCCCCATGTCCTGGGGGGCCCTAAGGGATCATCTGGCCTCCAGGGGGTTCAGCGTGAAAGACGCTCTTGACGCGGGGCTTTTGGTGGAGGGACAGCGGGGGCCCTATGACAGGTTCCGGGGAAGGGTTATATTCCCCTTGAGGAACGAGACCGGACGGCTTGTGGGGTTTGGAGGCCGTTTGGTGGACGGTGAAGGGGCCAAGTACGTCAACAGCCCCGAGGGCCCCCTGTTCGAGAAGAGGAAGTTCCTGTATCTTTTGAACATGGCCAAACAGGCCATAAGGGAGCGGGGAAGGGTGATACTGGTGGAGGGCTACATGGACGCCATCCGCTGCCATCTCAAGGGGTTCAACGAGACGGTGGCGTGCCTTGGCACGTCCCTCACGGAGGAGCAGTGCGCCATGATAGCCCGGCACTCGGACCGCTGCGCCGTGTGTTTCGACTCGGACCTGGCGGGTCAGGAGGCGGCGGTACGGGGGATGTACATGCTGCATCGAATGGGCGTTGAGGTGGCGGTGGTGCGGATCCCTTCCGGGAAGGATCCAGACGAGTTGCTGTCCGCCCCCGATGGGGTATCGAAGTTCAAGGCAGCCCTGGAATCCGCGTTGCCCCTGCCGGTCTTTCACGCCGCCTCCAGGGTGGGGTCCGGCGCCTTGGGGATGGATCTTAAGGGGCAGCGGGAGCTCTTGGAGGGTCTTGCGAGCCTTTCGCCCCTGTATCTTAAGGAACACATACCGAAGGTGGCGGAGGTGCTTGGGGTGTTGCCCCACCAGTTGGAAAGGGAGTTGGATCGAGTTGGCCGGGGCAGGGGTGGGTCCCTAGGACCTGCCGCTGTAGGAGAGCCGCCCGGCAGGGCGTCGGGCAATGGGTCTTCTGCGGGTGTTCCGGGGGACTCTCCCCAGGAGGACAAGGATGACCTTTGGGAGTGGGGGCTGTGCGCCGCCCTTTGGTACCGCCGGGAGCTTCGTGGGGTTCTGCCTCCGGAGCGGGTGATACCCCTGCTCAGGAGGGATGAGGCCAGGACCTTGGCCTTTGCGCTCCTTTGCGGGGAGGACCCGGGGGAGATGGAGTCCCGGTGGGCCGTGATGGGGGACAGGGTTTATCCCGCCATAATAGCCAAGGGGGGGGCGTTTTTAGACCAGCTGATGGTGGACGACCCGGTGGGGGAGATCCTGGCGGGGCTAGAGAGGAATCACCAGATGAGACGTTACAGATATCTTAAGGAACGCATGGCCAGGGGAGAGTCCTTGGAAAACCATGAGATGGAGGAGTTCTTCAACCTGGCAAGGAAGATAAAGGGAAGGGGGTAG